A window of Kribbella voronezhensis genomic DNA:
CGTTCGTGGGATTGCTGAGCTCTACCAGGCAGGGGAGTCGAGCGGTCGGCTCGGGGAGATGTACTGCTTGCCGAAGAGTGTCGTCCTCGACGTACTTCGCAAGGCAGGCGTGCAGGTTCGACTGCCCCGGATGAGTTCGGCGGAGATTAGGGAAGCAGCGAGACTGTACGGCACTGGCCTGTCACTAGCGGAGGTTGGTAAGCGAATGGGGCGCGGCTACTCCACGATCCACAAGGCACTTCACCGGGCTGGAGTGCGGCTGCGAGATACACATGGACGGCCCTAGCTGGCAGCAACCGCCGGGAGGTTATATCCCGTTACTCGAACCATGCCCCACTACTGGAAAAGCTCGAGAATCTGGCAACATCCATAGCATTTGAAACAACACTCGAAAAACCGGTGACCGAAACCACGCCGACCCCACGAGTCCACAAGCTGGACGAGCGGCTCGACAGCGAGACGGTGGCCAAGATCGTCGCCGAGTACGAGGCGGGCGGATCATCGGAGTCAATCGGCGCGCTCTTCTGCTTGAGCAAGAGAAGTGTCATCAAGATCCTCCGTGAAGCAGGAATCAAGGTTCGATACCCGCGGATGACCGAAGCAGAGCTCAGACGAGCGACGATGCTCTACAACAGCGGATCGTCTCTTGTGGGGGTCGGCAACCGACTGGGACGCGAGCACTCGACCGTCTACAAGGCGCTGAAGCGGGCACGCGTGAGAATGCGAGACACCCACGGCCGATAGATCCCACTCACCAGCCGTCCAGCCGAAACCAACCCGACCGCGCTCCGAACCATGTCCAACATGGCGACTATCGGGGCGTGTCGACGTCCAGCATCTTGAGCAAAGACGTCACATGCATCAGTGACAGCGTTGCGTTGATCTTTGTGTACTGACGTCGCGATACGCCATGAGCGCTGGCATGCCGGCTAAACGTATGCGGTATCTTGTGGCCCTTGTCAGGCCAGTACTCGCCATGGGCAGCCCACACAGCGCCGAGGACAATCGCCACACGAATGGGATAATCCTCCATATCGAGGCGCGTCTTTTGGCTCGTTACCGTTTTTCGAGCCGGGCTACTGAACTCTGCGCGAAGCACACTGTCAAGCAGGTTTGCGCTGAGTGCCTGGGACGGCGCAGGGCTTCCGCCGAGGAGCGACACGGCCGACAGGCGTGCGAACTGCACATGCTCACCAAGGCTCGGATCCTCGATGCTGTCGAGTACCTGGACGCAAGACTCCCCTATGATCTTCCAGTTTCGCCCAATGACATTCCGACGCTGGGCGGGCGTGGGAGCAGCAAACACTTTCTCCAGTACAGCCTTCGGCGGAACCCATGCGAGCGGTAGACCTTCATCCAGCAGTAGCGTCTCAAGTAGGTCGACACTTAAACCGTTAGCTCCGTGCCAGTTTGGTGGCAGGATTCGCTCGGCCACTCGACGTAGCTGTTCAAAAATCTTGCCGAACTGTTCGCGCTGTAATAGATGCGTAGCCTCGAGCGCTGGCTTCAGGCCCGAGAGTAACGTCTCATTAAACTCGGCGAGATTTGGGAAGAGTGTCTCATAGTCGATCTTCAGCGGAGGAAGCACAAAGTTCGGCAGGACCTTAGGTATGTTGGCTGCGGCGGCCCTCACTATGCCTTCGACCTGTGGCGCAATTCGGGCCGCAATGACCCTATTGACCTCATTAAGCTGCGGCTGCGCAGCCCTTATAGCATCAGCTAGTCTCTTTTGGAGCTCTGGTGATAAGTCGCCGATACGTATATCGCCCAGCGTTTTGCCCGATCGAGTGTCCTTGTTGTCGTTCATTGGCCCCTATTGTGACACATGAGGCGAGTTGTCGCTATCTAGGCGACCACGCGGGAAGCTGATACGAGCTAGCGTCATCAAGAACAAAAGCGACACTATGACGAGCGCGAGTCACAGCAACGTAGAAACCGCATGATGTCTTCGGAGCCAGGGGATCGCCAGACTTCAGGAATTTTGCGATGGGCTTCGTGGGGTATATCAGCACTCGTTCAGTAGTGATCCCCTTAACAACGCCGAAGTTCCTAAACGGAAGGTCTACGTTGGCCGCGGTCCTCCTACTCTCGCGGAGACAGAGCGGATCGTACCGCTCGACATAGGCAGTGACATGATCGGGTTCGAGCACGAACACGCCATCGTGAGTCGTCGCTTCATTCGCCATCGACTCTGTCGCAGGGAAGTTGAGAGTCGCCGGGAATATGGTGTCTGAGAACGCCGCTATCTGCTGATTGGAGCGCCACGTCTGGACAGACTTCTCCACATCGAGCAAACCAGATTTCTCGTGCTTGGCGAACCAGTCAAGCTTCTTGAGGCCGCGATACTGCTTGAGGTTCGGGTCCTGGGAGTTAGTCTCAAGGACCGATTGTCGAATGTCCCCGACCATCGTGAGGTCAATTCGTGACTGCATGATTTCCTCTAACATATAGAGATCGCAGCCGGTCAAGTCTTGAACCTCATCGATGTAGATCTCGTCATAAATCCGCTGCAGACGGCTAATCGCCATACCCTTGCTTGCTTTCGACGCTTCGGTAGCAAGTTTAGAAAGATACAGCTTGTAGGCGCGACCGTCTCCGTCGAGATGCCGCTGTTCGCCCTTGGTATACCATCCATTGGGCGGCTTGCCGTCGAAGTTGAGCCCTCGTAGCCGCCGGCCAGGATAGACGAGTGGCAGAAATGGGCGGATCCAGTGCCGAAGCAGGAAGGAGTACCACCCCATGACCTCCGGGACTTCCCCGGCAGGACATGCAGCTCGGAGGCGGCTCTCCAACTCTAGTTGACCAGCAAGTGTGAAGGTGATCGTCAAGATGCGACGCCCCTCGGGAGCCTTCGCGCAGGCATCTACAATTGACTGGGTCTTCCGCGACCCCGCAACCGCCAAGACCACCTTATTCATGCGACGAAGTCGATCGCGTCTAGCAAGTACTTCGGGAAGTTCAC
This region includes:
- a CDS encoding helix-turn-helix domain-containing protein, which translates into the protein MSSAEIREAARLYGTGLSLAEVGKRMGRGYSTIHKALHRAGVRLRDTHGRP
- a CDS encoding helix-turn-helix domain-containing protein, giving the protein MTETTPTPRVHKLDERLDSETVAKIVAEYEAGGSSESIGALFCLSKRSVIKILREAGIKVRYPRMTEAELRRATMLYNSGSSLVGVGNRLGREHSTVYKALKRARVRMRDTHGR
- a CDS encoding UvrD-helicase domain-containing protein, whose product is MNKVVLAVAGSRKTQSIVDACAKAPEGRRILTITFTLAGQLELESRLRAACPAGEVPEVMGWYSFLLRHWIRPFLPLVYPGRRLRGLNFDGKPPNGWYTKGEQRHLDGDGRAYKLYLSKLATEASKASKGMAISRLQRIYDEIYIDEVQDLTGCDLYMLEEIMQSRIDLTMVGDIRQSVLETNSQDPNLKQYRGLKKLDWFAKHEKSGLLDVEKSVQTWRSNQQIAAFSDTIFPATLNFPATESMANEATTHDGVFVLEPDHVTAYVERYDPLCLRESRRTAANVDLPFRNFGVVKGITTERVLIYPTKPIAKFLKSGDPLAPKTSCGFYVAVTRARHSVAFVLDDASSYQLPAWSPR